The proteins below come from a single Procambarus clarkii isolate CNS0578487 chromosome 54, FALCON_Pclarkii_2.0, whole genome shotgun sequence genomic window:
- the LOC138352668 gene encoding uncharacterized protein, with the protein MKLLVFVILAAAACASEIEKRDAEPSYVTSNYGSAYPAYIHRYHNGKRSAEPEPEPSYPIYSSGLRYGYGHHYYKRSAEPEPEPLYPAYYAPRHSYRRHFYKRSADPEPSYSVFSNYGYRPLNPYSHHLY; encoded by the exons ATGAAGCTCTTG GTGTTTGTGATCCTGGCGGCTGCCGCTTGCGCTTCTGAGATTGAGAAGCGAGATGCAGAGCCCAGTTACGTGACGAGCAATTACGGTAGTGCTTACCCTGCATACATTCACCGTTACCACAATGGAAAGAGGTCTGCCGAGCCAGAGCCTGAACCATCATACCCAATTTATTCCTCCGGCCTTCGATATGGTTATGGCCACCATTACTACAAGAGGTCTGCCGAACCAGAGCCTGAACCATTGTATCCTGCCTACTACGCTCCCCGTCACAGTTATCGCCGCCATTTCTACAAGAGGTCTGCAGATCCTGAACCATCCTACTCCGTCTTCTCTAATTATGGTTACCGGCCACTAAACCCTTATAGTCACCACCTTTACTAG
- the LOC123751789 gene encoding uncharacterized protein → MKLLVFVILAAAACASVIEKRDAEPSYVTSNYGSAYPAYIHRYHNGKRSAEPEPEPSYPVYYAPRHVYIRHFYKRSAEPEPEPSYPVYYAPRHGYGPHFYKRSADPEPSYSVFSNYGYRPLNAYSHHLY, encoded by the exons ATGAAGCTCTTG GTGTTTGTGATCCTGGCGGCTGCCGCTTGCGCTTCTGTGATTGAGAAGCGAGATGCGGAGCCCAGTTACGTGACGAGCAATTACGGTAGTGCTTACCCAGCATACATTCACCGTTACCACAATGGAAAGAGGTCTGCCGAACCAGAGCCTGAACCATCGTATCCTGTCTACTACGCTCCTCGTCACGTTTATATCCGCCATTTCTACAAGAGATCTGCCGAACCAGAGCCTGAACCGTCGTATCCTGTCTACTACGCTCCCCGTCACGGTTATGGCCCCCATTTCTACAAGAGGTCTGCAGATCCTGAACCATCCTACTCAGTCTTCTCTAATTACGGTTACCGGCCACTCAACGCTTATAGCCACCACCTTTACTAG